The segment ACGAGGAGACGCATGCATGCCGCCTTCGTATCGCCGATGCTTTCGATGGCCCACGCATACGCCGCCGCCAGGGATACGCCAGTCAAGAATTCGCGGCGGGCGGGTCTCATCGAGCATCCTTCGACCAAGCGGCAGGCCAGATACCCTGCTTGCCGGGCGACAGAATGCCATTCGGATCGAGCGCGGTTTTCAGCGTGTTCGTGAGCCGCATCAACGCGTGATCGTTGAAGTCGTATTGCGAAGCCGCAAGGTCCATATACGCGAGATGCGTGCGATATTGGCCATAGCCGGCCTGGCCCGCATCCTCGATCAGCGTGCGCACCAGCGTGCCCGCAGCGTTTGTTCGAGCGCTGTCGTCGCGGTCGAAAATGGCCGCGAAGATGTGATGCATGTGCCGCCGTTCCGCCGTGAAGCCGCCGTAGTAATCGAAGCCGAACTGTGCGGCGCGGTCACGCACCATCATGTATTGCTTGGTTGCATCGGCGCCGGTTGGCGGGCATATCGGCGAGAAGTCGACATGCGCGCCCGAACCGCCACGCCAGTTCAGCATGTTGAACGCATCGAGTCCGGGAATGCCGACCTGACTGCGATCGCCGCCGCCTGTCGGTTCATCGGATGCGTCGCGATAGGGCATGTCGAAGAGGCGTGCATCGGCAATCGATGCAAAGCGCCGATGGATGATGTCGCGCCGCACGTTGACCAGTTCGCGCGGTCCATAAAGACAGAAGCGCAGGTTCCAGCGGCCGATGTCGATGTCGCGCGCCATTGCGTCGATGGTCGCTTCGGGCATCGCACCGGGGCCGTCGTACCACCGCTTGCGTGTCGATACGCCCGCCGCCCAGCGCACCGCGCTTTCGATGACAGCGCTGCTCTGTATCGTGTCGTCCAGCTTCAATGGCCGCAGCGTTTCGACGATCCGTTCGAGGTCGGTATCGCGTTTGAAGGCATAGCGCGCGATCATGTAGCCCTCGGGCTCGGGCATGAGCCACACGCCGAGCTTGGTCACGATGCCCAGATTCGACTGCGCGAACATGGCGTCATAAGAAGGACCGAAGCCGGGCTTGAACACTTGCCAGTCGCGGCTCGCGTTCATGGCGCCCATCCCGGTGCGCACGACATCGCCGTTTGCAAGCACCACTTCCATGCCGCATTGCATCGCGGCGTGGTCGCCATACGGCGTCGTGCCGTAACCGCGCTCGAGCGTATTGCCGATGACGCTGCCCCAGCCCGCCGCCGGCGGATCGAGCCATAAACGCGTACCACGCGCCTTCAATTCACGATACAGGTCGTAGTAACTCACGCCGGGTTCGACGAGCGCATAAGCCAGTTTTTCGTCGATCTCGAGTATGCGGTTCATGCGTTGCAGATCGAGCACGACGCTGCCCGCAAGCCTTGGCGCCGCGCCGCCGTAAGCGAAGTTGCGTCCCGTCGATACGCTCCACAGCGGCACTTTGAATCGGTTGGCCACTTGCAGGACCGCGCGGATCTGCTCCACGCTCGATGGCATGACGACCGCTGACGCTTGCCACATGCGGGCATCGCCGGGAGCGAAAGGATCGAGATAAGCAGGCTGCGCCTCATTCGACGAAAGCACGGCGGCGCGGCCAACTATGTCGATGAACGCAGTCAGCGCGCTTTCAAAGTCGCGCGGAGGCGGCGTCGCCACCGCGCGCGTCAATAGCCGCCGCTGCTGCCGCTGCTCGATGACGTGCCCGACGAGCTTGCACCGGCGCCGTCGGTCTGGCAGCCAGCGAGGGATAGGGCGAGCACGGCAAGCAATAGCGAAAACGCACGAACGAGTTTCATGGGTCACTCCAGGTCGAATAGCTACGAGGCGGCCGCAAGACACGGCATCCTCCATCTAAACGAACCGGGCGCGCGGAATATTCCCTTGGTTCTGCTCTCGCTTATTCGAGTACGGTGTTAGGCGTCGCGCTGAACGACATGAAGCGGGCGATGGACCATTGGCCGTCCGGTTGCCGCTGGAAAATGTCCATGCCTGTTTCTTCGGTCACGCTCTCTTTGTCACCCATGCGGGCGGTGAGCGTCCAGAACAATCGCACGATGGCGATATCGCCGGAAACGATGATCTCGCGAATGTCTGGGATGTCGTATTGCAAGCTTAGTCCGGGCTTCGCGAACAGCATCGCGAGCTTCTTGCAGATCGTGTCGCGATTGCCATCGAGCGCTTCCGGGACGGTCGAGACCAGGTCGGGCGCGAAAATATCGCAGACGCCTTTGGCATCGCGCGCGTTGAAAGCCTTTGACCATGCTTGCAGCCTTTGCGCGATCGCGGCCTTGTCGGCGTTTGCATCGGCGTGAGCAGGCGTCGTCACGACAATGCTCGCGAGCATTGCACCGGTTGTCAGCACTCTCTTGATCATGAAAACGCTCCAAGTCGACAAGACCCGATGGCGATTCTAAGTGAGATGCATGGTGTCGAGCGGCATCCGGGGTGCTCTGCTTCTTCCCTTACTTCCACGGTTCGCGCTGTCCGACGCCTTGCTACGGCAGCGAATTCAATCCCAGCGTGATCGAGTGACGATCATGTTGAGCGAATTATCAATCCATACGATCGCACCTAAGATGCTCTTTCGTCACTAAACCCGAGGAGCATCGCCATGAACATCGAAACACGCGGCGCGAGGATTCACGTCAAGGAACAAGGAAGCAGCGAGCCGGCACTCGTGTTTCTCCACTACTGGGGCGGATCGTCACGGACATGGGACGGCGTTATCGGCGCATTGTCGAACGCTCGACACACCATCGCGCTCGATCATCGTGGATGGGGCGAATCCAGCGCGACCGAGCAAGCCTACGCAATAGCCGATCTTGCAAACGACGCAGCAGACGTCGTCGAAGCACTGCACTTGCAGCGCTATATCCTGATCGGCCATTCGATGGGCGGCAAGGTCGCGCAATTGCTCGCATCGCGCAGGCCTCGCGGATTGCAGGGCGTCGTGCTTATCGCGCCATCGCCGCCCTCACCGATGCAGCTTCCCGATGCCCAGCGAGCCGCGATGGCCGCAGCCTACGACTCGCGCGAATCGGTCGAATGGGTCATGGATAACGTGCTCACCGCAAGTCCGCTTGCGCCCAAGTTGCGCGAGCAAGTGATTGCCGACAGCTTGCGTGGCGCGCCGCAAGCCAAGGCGGCGTGGCCGAACGCCGCCATGCTCGAAGACATCACGAATGATGTCGGGTCGATCAGTGTTCCCGTCACGGTGATCTCAGGCGAACTCGACCAGGTGGACCGCGTCGAGACCTTGCGGAAGGAACTGTTGCCTCGCATAGCGGATGCGCGCCTTCATGTCTTGCCCGGCGTCGGGCACTTATCGCCACTTGAAGCGCCAGCAGCCGTGGCTGCGCTTCTCGAAAAGTTCATCGACGAACTGCAAGCGCGTTGAACGGAATCAGCGTGACGTGCGGTCCCAAGGCGGCTCGTCGCCGAACGCGGCGACCAGACTATCGAGCAGAAGCCGCACTTTCAGCGGCATATGTCGTGCGCTCGGATAAACCGCCTGAATCGCCAACTCCGGCGTCCGATAGTCCGGCAGCAGCGCGACGAGATTCCCCCGCGCGATGTGTTCGCCGAACACGAAGGTCGGCCCATACGCGATACCCGCGCCCGCAAGCGCCGCAGCCAGCAGCATCTGCGTGTTGTTCGCGGCCATGCGGCATGGCCCGTCGATGACATGTGCGCGGCCTTTCGTATCGGCGAGCGTCCAGTCTCCCACCGACACCGCTTCGCTGAACGCGAGTCGCGGCGCTTGCCGCAAGTCGTCGGGGTTGCGCGGCGTGCCGTGTCGTTCGACATAGCCGGGCGATGCGCAGATGACCATTCGACACGGCGCGAGCCTGCGCGCGACGAGGCCGGAGTCGTTGAGGCGACCGATACGTATCGCCACGTCCACGCCGGCTTCGAGCAGATCGACATAGCGGTCGTTCAACGACACTTCTATCGTGACATGCGGATGCTGCTCAAGATATGCAGCGAGGACATCGCCGAGATGCATCGCTCCGAACGTGACGGGCGCCGCGATTCGCAACACGCCACGCGGCTTGTCCTGTGCGTCGCTCGCCTCGCGATTGGCCTCTTCGTAGGCTTCGAGGATGCGTTTGCATCGCTCGTAATAGTGTTGGCCGACCTCGGTCAGACTCAGCTTGCGCGTCGTGCGATGCAGAAGCCGCGCGTTCAGTTCGGCTTCGATTGCGCTCACGTACTTGCCGGCCATCGCGGGCGATAACCCGAAACGTCGCGCGGCAGCGGCGAAACTGCCGCCATCGACGGTCGCGACGAATACTTCGATGCCGGTCAGGCGGTCCATGCGTTCCTCGGCTTTCGTGGCGGGATTGACCTGGTGCCGCGTGATCTTCTCACGCTTCGCTTAACGTCTAACCTTACTCGACAACGAGACCTCGCGGGGTGTCGGGCTCATTCGCTTCGTCGGCACCGGAAAAGTCGACGCAATGTTCCAGATAACGCGCGAGACGCCCGGCGATTGCCGTGCTGTCGTCCTCCGCCGCGAGCCTTTCCAGCGCATACGCACGCATCGATTCCGATAACCGGTAGCGCACAACGGGGCCGTCATATTCGACGATCAACAGCGATTTCGCGGCGAGTTCGCTCGCGGCGTCGATCACGGTTGCGAGCGCGAGTCCGTCATCCCATGCGACAGCGCACAGGGCTTCGAACGAAAACGAGTCTTCGAAAACGGCCATCCTGCGCAGCAAGGTCTTCTCCTGCGCGGCGAGCGGCCCGTAGCTCCAGTCGAAATTCGCACGCAACGTCTGATGACGCGGCAGCGCGGTGCGGTATCCGCCAGCGAGCATGGACATACGGTCGTTCAGCCGCCGATGAATATCTTCGAGGCCGAGCGCGGCAAGACGCGCCGTCGCCAGTTCGATGGCAAGCGGATTGCCGTCGAGCCGCCGGCATATCGTCCCTATGCGGCCGATCTGCGCGCTGTCGTCGCCGAGATTGCGCTGCACGGCGCGGCCACGGCGGAGAAAGAGCCGCACGGAAGCATGTTCGAGCGCTTGCGCATCCGTCGATCCGGCGCGCGGCACGTCGAGCGGATCGACACGATAGAGCGTCTCGGACATGATGCGCAATGGCTCGCGGCTCGTAACCAGAACGCGGATGCCGTCATTGGCGGCGGCGAGCGCATCGACTATTTGCGCGGCATGCGCAATCACATGCTCGGCATTGTCGATGAACACGAGTCCACGCTCGGGCAGCGACGAGAAGTCGAGCGGCTCGTGTTCCGGCAAACCGCATGCGCGCGCGATGGCTTCTTGCACCGAGCGCGGGTGGTCGAGTCGCGCGAGATCGGCGAAGAAGATCGGCTCTGCGCGCGCCGCTGTCCATTGACGCGCCGCTT is part of the Caballeronia sp. TF1N1 genome and harbors:
- a CDS encoding FAD-binding oxidoreductase, coding for MATPPPRDFESALTAFIDIVGRAAVLSSNEAQPAYLDPFAPGDARMWQASAVVMPSSVEQIRAVLQVANRFKVPLWSVSTGRNFAYGGAAPRLAGSVVLDLQRMNRILEIDEKLAYALVEPGVSYYDLYRELKARGTRLWLDPPAAGWGSVIGNTLERGYGTTPYGDHAAMQCGMEVVLANGDVVRTGMGAMNASRDWQVFKPGFGPSYDAMFAQSNLGIVTKLGVWLMPEPEGYMIARYAFKRDTDLERIVETLRPLKLDDTIQSSAVIESAVRWAAGVSTRKRWYDGPGAMPEATIDAMARDIDIGRWNLRFCLYGPRELVNVRRDIIHRRFASIADARLFDMPYRDASDEPTGGGDRSQVGIPGLDAFNMLNWRGGSGAHVDFSPICPPTGADATKQYMMVRDRAAQFGFDYYGGFTAERRHMHHIFAAIFDRDDSARTNAAGTLVRTLIEDAGQAGYGQYRTHLAYMDLAASQYDFNDHALMRLTNTLKTALDPNGILSPGKQGIWPAAWSKDAR
- a CDS encoding SgcJ/EcaC family oxidoreductase — its product is MIKRVLTTGAMLASIVVTTPAHADANADKAAIAQRLQAWSKAFNARDAKGVCDIFAPDLVSTVPEALDGNRDTICKKLAMLFAKPGLSLQYDIPDIREIIVSGDIAIVRLFWTLTARMGDKESVTEETGMDIFQRQPDGQWSIARFMSFSATPNTVLE
- a CDS encoding alpha/beta fold hydrolase yields the protein MNIETRGARIHVKEQGSSEPALVFLHYWGGSSRTWDGVIGALSNARHTIALDHRGWGESSATEQAYAIADLANDAADVVEALHLQRYILIGHSMGGKVAQLLASRRPRGLQGVVLIAPSPPSPMQLPDAQRAAMAAAYDSRESVEWVMDNVLTASPLAPKLREQVIADSLRGAPQAKAAWPNAAMLEDITNDVGSISVPVTVISGELDQVDRVETLRKELLPRIADARLHVLPGVGHLSPLEAPAAVAALLEKFIDELQAR
- a CDS encoding LysR family transcriptional regulator, coding for MDRLTGIEVFVATVDGGSFAAAARRFGLSPAMAGKYVSAIEAELNARLLHRTTRKLSLTEVGQHYYERCKRILEAYEEANREASDAQDKPRGVLRIAAPVTFGAMHLGDVLAAYLEQHPHVTIEVSLNDRYVDLLEAGVDVAIRIGRLNDSGLVARRLAPCRMVICASPGYVERHGTPRNPDDLRQAPRLAFSEAVSVGDWTLADTKGRAHVIDGPCRMAANNTQMLLAAALAGAGIAYGPTFVFGEHIARGNLVALLPDYRTPELAIQAVYPSARHMPLKVRLLLDSLVAAFGDEPPWDRTSR
- a CDS encoding winged helix-turn-helix domain-containing protein, which produces MNAIAELPLPGSHSGIIDLGGIRIDLEARTLHRQGEIMSVGSRAFDILVVLAKAEGRLVTKDELMSAVWPRTVVEENNIQVHLSSLRKNLGSDRDIIVTVPGRGYRLTRRTVRPSCPHAEARFARPELIGREDALARISTMLAATQVLTLVGAGGIGKSALALEAARQWTAARAEPIFFADLARLDHPRSVQEAIARACGLPEHEPLDFSSLPERGLVFIDNAEHVIAHAAQIVDALAAANDGIRVLVTSREPLRIMSETLYRVDPLDVPRAGSTDAQALEHASVRLFLRRGRAVQRNLGDDSAQIGRIGTICRRLDGNPLAIELATARLAALGLEDIHRRLNDRMSMLAGGYRTALPRHQTLRANFDWSYGPLAAQEKTLLRRMAVFEDSFSFEALCAVAWDDGLALATVIDAASELAAKSLLIVEYDGPVVRYRLSESMRAYALERLAAEDDSTAIAGRLARYLEHCVDFSGADEANEPDTPRGLVVE